A window of Haloarcula marismortui ATCC 43049 genomic DNA:
CGGGTTGAGTCGATGCTTCGTCGGAATCGAGCGCGACGCCTTGTCGCGCTTGGCGACGCGGTAGCCGGGACGGACGAGGTTGACCGTCACGTCCAGCCCGTAGATTCCGATGCTCGGGTCGTACTCCTGGCTCGGGAACTCGGTGTGTTCCTCGACGCCGAAGCTGAAGTTGCCGGTGTCGTCGAACTGACTTGTCGCCAGTTCAGCGAGCGGCAGCGCCGTCTGGAGGAACTCCTCGGCCATCTCGTCGCGGAGGGTGACCTTCGCACCGATGGGGTCGCCCTCGCGGATGTCGAACTCGCCGACAGTCCGCTTGGCCTTCGTTCGAACCGGCATCTGCCCGGTGATCTCCCCGAGGATGTCCTCTGCGTTGGCGAGGTCACGGCCACCGTGGCCGATACCCATGTGAACGACGACCTTCTCGATACGCGGTTCGCGCATCTCGTGGAAGTCGCCGCCGGACTCACTCTCGGAGCTCATTCATCATCACCCGTGAAGTTCTCGTCGATGACGACGACGTACTCTTCGACTGTCTCGAAGCCTTCGCCCTCGTCCTGCGAGACGATCACGTTGTTCTGGGCCGAACCCGGCGTCACCTGAATCTCCTCGACTTCGCCGACTTCGCCCGCGTGGGCACCGTCGACGGCCGTGACGAGTGCGCCCTCTTCGTATTCGAAGTGGGCAACGACTTCGCCGTCCTCGTTGCCGACGACGATGGAGTCGCCAGCGTCGTAGGTCTGGTCGTCCTCAACGATGAGCGTCTCACCGTCGTGGAGACCCAGCTGGACGTCGCCACCGGAGACGTGCGTCTTGGTGACGATTTTGCCGAGCTTGGACTGTGCCGCGTCCGGGTCGATTGCGGTCAGCGCCAGCCGACCACCCTCGCCGGGGAACACGCGGTAGTACTCCTCGCGCTCGGTGAAGGCCAGGATGTCGAACATCCCGACGGGGCGTTCCTCGTCAGAAATGGCCTTCCCGTTGATGAGGACGTTGTCCTCGTTGAGAGCGTAGCGGGCTTCTTTGCGGTTGTCGGCGTAGCCGAGCACGTCCCGAAGGACGATGAGCAGGGGAACCCCCGACTCACCGTGTGGGCCGGCACCGGCTTTCACCGTAAACGTCGCGGTTTTGCGCTCTACGGGCCAACTGTTTGGCACCGAGAGTCGCTTCTGGTGGTTACTCATGCGGAATCATCCTCCGATTCGAGACGCGCCTCGCGCTTCTCGTCTTCGAGGTCCAGGTCTGTCACGCGGACGTTCGAGGTGTCCAGCGGTCGCGGGACTTCCTCGCCGTCTGTCTTTTCGAGCGTGACGTCTTCGACGTGGATGACAGCCTTGTCGAGGTCCACGTTGATGACTTCGCCTTCTTCGCCGGCGAAGTCACCACGGAGCACCTCAACGGTGTCACCAGCGTTGACGCGGACGTTCCGCTGGCCGTACTCCTCGCGGAGGTCGGCGCTCAGCGTCGCCCGGACCTGCTTGTGCCGCTCGTGAAGCGGGGCACGTCGTTGACTCTTGCGTTGTTTGTCTGGTTGCTTGCTCATGGTTCTATACAATCATCGTCGCTGCTGATGCCACACTGCCGAATCGCTGTGCGACTTCCCGTGCGATTGGACCTTTCAGCTCGGTCCCGCGCGGGTCCTCGTTTTCGTCGACGATGACGGCCGCGTTGTCTTCGAACTTGACGCGGGTGCCGTCGGGTCGACGGATCGGCTTTCGCTGGCGGACGACGACGGCTTCGAGCACCTGACGACGCATTTCGGGCGTCCCCTTGGTGACCGAGACCGTGATCTTGTCGCCCAGCCCAGCTTTGGGGTGGCGGTTCTTCGTTCCCGAGTAGCCGTGGACGGAAATGACCTTGAGTTCGCGCGCTCCCGTGTTGTCCGCACACGTGATGAGCGAGCCCTTCTCTAGGCCTTGCGTGACGTCAGCACCGAGTGCTTCCATCAGGCATCACCGTCCTGTTCGTCGGCGACCACGCCAACGACGACGTGGCTTTTCGTTTTCGAGAGCGGTCGACACTCTGCTATCGTGACCGTGTCACCGACCGCGAGGTCGAGACAGTCCGGTGCGTGAGCCGGAACGCGGCTCCGCCGCTTCATAAAGCGGTCGTATTTCGGCACCTTCACGTCGTACTCGCGCTCGACGACAACGGTCTTCTCCATGTCAGTGGAGGCTACCTCGCCGTTCAGTGTCTGTCCGCGCACGGAGAGCTCTCCGTGGAACGGGCAGTTCTGATCGGCACAGGTCTCCTCCGGTTCCTGTACGTTCAGTCCTAGCGCCATAGTGAATCTCCTGTGTTCTCTGTGCGACGAGCGGGACGGGCAACGAGGCGGTCGCCGTCGACGAGAACCGTCTCGGTCGACAGGTCGAACGCGAACGTCGCGCTGTCCTTCGGCACGTGCCACACCCGGTCGGCCCCCTCGAGTGTCAGCATCTGTGTCGTCTCCATGACGACAGTTCCGCTGATACCGATGACATCCGGATTGGACGCCGCGACGACCTCGCAGTCGAGGCCGACGAGTTCGTGTCGTGGGAGCGTCTCGGGTGTTAGTGGCATTATTCGTTCTCCTGCAGGTCGCCTTCTTCGCCCTGAATCGTCTTGATGCGGGCGATGGCCTTCCGCAGCTCCTTGATGCGACCGGGGTTCTCCGGCGCACCACCCGCGGCCTGGACGGCCCGGGCGTTCAGTAGTTCGGTCTTCAGGTCGTCGAGTTCCGCCTCGCGTTCGGCGGGCGTCATGTCCCGAATTTCCTGGACGTGGAGGACGGTCATTCGTCGTCACCCTCCTCGTCCATTTCATCCATCAGCTCTTCGGCTTCCGCCTCGACGTCCTCGTCGAGTTCCTCGTCGACAGCCTCTTCGAGTTCGTCAACGTCGACATCCTCGACATCGTCGTCAGTCGGGACTTCGACGTCTTCTTCGACGATTTCCTCGTCGACGAACTCCTCGTCAGCCTCGGAGTCGTCGTCGGCCCCGGCGGCCACGTCCTCGTCGAGCTCTTCGGCCGTCTCGCTGTCTTCGGGCTCGCCTTCGAGGAGTTCCTCGACGGACTCGCCGTCGGTGTCGGCCACGTAGTCCTCGACGTCGACATCCTCGTAGATCTCGAAGTCGTCGGGGAGCTCCGCGTTCGGCGGGATGATCTTGACTCGGACCCCGATGGTTCCGAGCTTCATCACGGCGACGCCGACGCCGCTGTCGACGATCTCCTCTGCGGGTTCGCCGTTGTGCTTGACGTAGCCGCGGTTGAACTTCTCAACGCGCGAGCGTGCACCAGTGACCTTGCCGGAGAGGACGATCTCTGCGCCGAGTGCGCCCGACTCCATGATGCGGTCGATGGTGGTGTGGCCCGCTTTGCGGAAGTACCAGCCACGCTCGAGTGCGTTGGCCAGTCGGTCCGCGACGATGCGGGCGTTGAGGTCCGGCTCGTCGACTTCCTGCACGTCGACCTGCGGGTCGTCGAGGTTGAATCGGTCCTCGAGTTCCGTCGTGATCTTCCGGATGTTCTTCCCGCCCTTGCCGATGACCATCCCTGGCTTCTCGGCTTTGAGCACGATCTGGGTCCCCATCGGCGTCTTGGCGACATCCATGCCGCCGTAGCCGGCTCGACCGAGTTCCTCTGCGAAGAACTCGTCGATCTGGGTCCGCTGGAGTCCGTCCTCGATGAACTGTTGTTCGTCGGCCATTAGTCTTCGACCTCCGGCTCTTCGAGGATGAGTTCGACGTCGACCTGCGGGCTATTCCACGCCGAGGCACGCCCCATCGCGCGGGGCTTGCGACCCTGCTGCTCGCCGACCTTGTGGGCGGCGACGTGCTTGATGGTCATGGCCTCACCGTCGAAGCCCTGGTGGTCGGCGTTGCCGACCGCGTTCTCGAGCAGGTCGAGGAAGGCCTTGCTGGCCTTCTCCGGGTAGCGCCCGGCGTCCCAGCCGTCGACCTTGCTTTTGTGGCCGACGCCCGAGTTGTGCTGTTTGAACGGAACGGGCTGGTCGCCCTCGATAACCGCCTCGAGGTAGTCGACAGCCTCGCCGGCCGTTTTGCCCTTGATCTCGCGGGCGATGGCCTTGCTGTGCTTGAAGCTCATCTGCCGCTCCCGGAGCATCGCTTTGGCCGTCGTGTCCGGGTCGGCTTCGACTGAGTAACTGATTCCCATGATTATTTGAGCGGTACGAACTTCGAGGAGCGTGTCGCTCCGATACCGGCCTGACCGTGTTCGACACTACTCCGGGTGAGCTGGAACTCACCGAGGTAGTGGCCGAGCATCTCGGGCTCGACTTTGACACGCTCGAAGTTCTGGCCGTCGTGGACGGCGAAGGTCAGCCCGACCATCTCCGGGACCACCGGCATGTCGCGCAGGTGTGTCCGGATCGGGTCGTTGGCTGTCTCCTCTTCGCCGGCCTCGCGGGCCTTCTCGAGGAGCTTGTGTTTCTCCTCGGTCAGGCCGCGTACGATACTTCGCCGCTGTCGAGCGGGGAGCAGTTCCGCGACTTCCTCGAGCTCCATCTCCTGCAGCTCGTCGAGCGTGTGGCCGCGGAAGGAGAACTCTCCTTCGTGGCCGATTTGATATTCTGAGCTCATTCGTTGCCACCTCGACCTGTTCGCTTCGAGGCGATGTCCCCGACCTTACGGCCAGGCGGGGCGTTCCGCGAGATGGACTTGGGCTTGCCGGGGTGCTGGCGTCCGCCACCACCGAACGGGTGGTCGACGGCGTTCATCGCCACACCGCGGACGTTGGGCCACTTCGTCCCTCGCGCTTTCATCTTGTGATGCTTGTTGCCAGCCTTCACGAACGGCTTGTCAGTTCGGCCGCCACCGGCGACGACGCCGATGGTAGCACGACACTGCGGGTCAAGCCGCTTCATCTCCCCGGAGGGGAGCTTGACGACCGCGACGTTGCGGTCGTGGGTGAGCAGCTGGGCGTTGACACCCGACGCGCGGGCGAACTTCCCACCGTCACCGGGGCTGGATTCGACGTTGCACACCGGGACCCCCTCTGGGATCTCGGCCAGCGGGAGCGTGTTCCCGGGTGCGATCTCGGCGCTGACGCCGACCTGTAGCTCGTCGCCTACCCCGACGCCTTCCGGCGCGAGGATAAGTCGTCGGTCGCCGTCTTCGAACTCGACGGCAGCGACCGGAGCCGAGCGGGCAGGGTCGTGCTCAATGTCGACGACCGTGCCGGCGATGACGTCGCCGTCCTCGACCTTGCGGTGCTCCAGATCAGCCTTGTAACGGTGCGACGGAGCACGGAACGTGGAGGTCCCGCGGCCGCGCCGTTGTCCTTGGATTCGTCGTCCCATCGTTAGAACACCCCAATTCTGGAGGCGACTTCCTGGGCGTCGTCGTCCTCAGAGAGGCGAACGACGGCCTTCTTTTCGCCGTCCATCGTGTTCTGCGTGTTGACCTGTTCGACTGTCACGTCGTACTGCTCCTCGACGGCGTCGGCGACCTCGCCCTTGGAGGCGCGGTCATCGACGGCGAACTGGAGCTTGTTCTGGAAGTCCATGTCGTTCATGGCCTTCTCCGTGACGTGTGGGTGTTTGATGACATCCCAGCTCATCGCTCGGCCACCTCCGCGAGTGCGGATTCCGTGAAGACGGTGAGTCGACCGGGCGCGCCGCCGGGCGCGAGGTCTTCCGTGTTGACCTCGCTGGCGGTCGCCACGTCGGCCCCCGCGAGGTTGCGGGCGGCCGTCGACGGCTCGTCGCTGGTCACGAAGAGGATCGAGGCGGGACGACGGTACTTCCGTCCACGGGCCGAACCCTGTCCAGCCTTGATCTTCGTCTCGTCGGCGCGGTCGATGTCCGCGTGGACGTCGAGCGCCTCCAGCAGCGAGACGACTTCCTGCGTCTTGACGAGGTCCTCGAAGTCGTCGGAAACGACGACGGGCACTTCGTCACGGTCGAACTCGTGGCCGCGGTCGGCGACGAGGTCGGCGTCGGCTGTCGCAGCCAGCGCCGAGCGAACGGCCAGCTGCCGTTCCTTGTCGTTGAGGTCGAGCGAGCGGTCCTTCTCGGTTTTCGGCGGGTGGGCGCTTCGCCCTTTGACCGCCTGCGGGACGCGGCGGGCACGGCCGTCCTGCTTCGGGACGTGTGCCTGGCCGCGGCCGCTACCGAAGGACTCGGCCGGCGTTCGGAGGCCGGCGTACTCGTCGGACCCGTAGTCCTGCTTTCGGTTGGCCTGTGCGGCACGTACAGCTTTGCCGATGAGGTCGGACCGAACCGGCGTCTCGAAGACGTCCGGCAGGTCGACCTCGCCGTCTGTGTTGCCGTCCAGGTCGTAGATTGTTGCCTGCATAGGTTATCCCTGGTTCGATTCGTTGGAGACGTAGCGCACCTCGGGGTCGAGGCGCGGCTGGTCGTTCGGACGCACCGCGGGCCGGAAGCGCACCAGGCGCTTGTCCGGACCGGGCACGGAGCCCTTCACGAGCGTGTACGGCCCATCGACTTCGCCGTAGTTGACGAAGCCGCCATCGACGGTGGGCTCGTCGCCCTCGCCGATGTCGATGAGGCGCTTGTTGAGCTCGGTGCGCTGGTGGTAGCCGGTCTGCCCCTGCTGGGGGACCGTCGAGCGCACGCGGGACGGGTTCCACGGACCGAGGTTGCCGATCCGTCGGCGCCATCCCTGGCGGGCGTGCTTGCCTTTCCGTTTCTGGACGCCCCACCGCTTGACGGGACCCTGCGTCCCTTTGCCTTTCGTGACACCGGCCACGTCGGCGTACTCGCCGGCGCGGAAGATGTCGTTCATGGCGTGTTCGCCACCGTCCTCGACAATGTCAAGGGCGTGGTCGAGGCGGTCCGAAACGGACCCACCGCCGACGCGAGTCTCCATCACGTCGGGCTTTTTCTTCGGGACGCTCGGGACGGCGTCGGGGACGGTGTGCGTAATGAGTCGCAGGTCCCCGAGGTCACCGGCCTCGTGTGCGTCGCGTATCTGTTCCTCAGCAGCGTCCGGGTCGTGGTCCTCCGGAACGTCCAGGGTCCGGTCGAGCTCCGAGTGGAACTCGTCGGTCCAGACTTCCGTCAGCGGACGCTGACCGTACGGCGTGTCTTCGTACGCTCGCAGGGCGACGGCGCGCATCGGCGGCGTCTCGATGACTGTCACCGGGACAGTCTCCTCCATCCCTTCGCGGGGGGAGTTAGGTTCGTCGTTGACAAGCACAACGTGAGTCATGCCTGCCTTGTAGCCGGCGAACCCTTGGACGCCCGGCTGCCCGTCGTCAGACGGCCAGCTGTTGAAGCGAGGCGTCTCGCTCGTCGAGCGCTTGCGCGGGCCGAAGCCCAGCGAGCCTTTGCGTGGTCTGCTTGGTTGTGGCATTCGTTTACTCCGTGAGGGTTAGACAGGTGAGGGAGGCGAACAGAGCTTCTTCCGTTCGCACAACCTCACTGCCCTGGTTCGGAACCGTATTCAGCCAGAGGTCGAACCCTTCTGGTTCGTCGCTCGTCTGGTCTCCCCCGACGGCGTCCGGGGCAACGTCGAGTATCGACGGTAACCCGCGCTCGGGTGCCCCGAAGGCGACGGTCATGCCGCCCTCGGCGTCGCGCCGCTCGGCCAACTGGCCGAGACGGGTCGACGTTACCGGCTCGCCGTATCGCGAGGACGCGATAGTGAGCCCGGCATCGTCGCGCGAGAGTGCCGCATCGAGGTCCGCGGCGACAACGTCGAATCCCGTTGTGGGGGCGTCGACGAGTTTCGCCCGGACCGGCCGTCGCGAAGAGACCCTGACGGTCACGCGCTCTCCCTGTTCCACGTCCATATCCGCTGGGACGGGAAGGGAGATCGGGTGTTGCATGCCGCAATTGACCCGGACGCGCCCATCAGCTCCGACCTCGGTCACGATTCCCTGTCTTAACGACCCCGAACCCTCAGATCCGGAGCCGGTCTGTGAACGCACGCGGAGCGGCGGCAGGACGCCGACGTACTCCAGTTCGTCCCGCTTACCCCACATCTCCTTTCGGAGGTGTGGGGGCGTCGCGGCGTACCGCAGCACGGTTTCGACGAACCCGTCTTCCCATTTGCCCGCCCCGTCAGGGTCGGGGTACACTGTCAGCCGATCAACCCGGTAGACCGCGGCCGCGCGGGCCACGTAACCGAGCTTGCGAGTTGCCTCGCGTCTGTCTTCGGCTTCCCGTGCAAGGGAAGACGGCACGAGTACGCTGGTCGTCATGCCGTGACGCTTCCACGTCGCGCCACTAGACTGTGCCGATATCTCCCTTTCCAGGGCTTAAAAAGCCCCCGTTTCACGCACGCGATGCGTCGCGTTCACATGGTCCGTCATGCCGGTTCGGAACCGATGCACGCATTCACTGTTTTGCCGCTTCCGAAAGGTCATGTCTCGTGACGCCATCACATGATCCGGCGCTCAGACGGGGAGATGATTGCCCTCACTTCCCACGATTTTCCCCGGAAAACGGAAGGCTTTTTACTCTCACCCCCGCCAGATTTGATTGCAACGAGGCGTTGCGCGCTGGCACTGAGCGACCACCGGTCGTGAATGTCAGGGCAAACGAAGCAAGCGCTGGTAGTGTAGTTGGTATCACGTGACCTTGCCATGGTCACAACCTGGGTTCAAATCCCAGCCAGCGCATTTCCCTTCATCCAAACTCTCGAGCGGCGCGTTTTATCGCGCCGCGTACTGGATGCTGTGTAATCGCACTGGATTTGAGCCCTGCCAGTCGCAGCCCGCGAGCGACCACTGGGAGCGAGCGGGAACGTCTGGCTCCGGTTCAAATCCCAGCCAGCGCATTTCTACGACGAACTATTCCAGTGAGCACCGCGTCGCGTGTGCTCGGTATCCGTGAGTCGTGCAATCGCACTGGATTTGCATCGGGTTCAAACACCGACGGACTTCGTCCGTCGTGATTCGCAATCGCGTCGCGATTGCTCACTCCCAGCCGGCGCATTTCTCTGATTCCAAATCGGCAAGCGATGCGTCTTATCGCGTCGCCCAGTCATATAGTACCGCTGTCATGTACTCATCTGAGTCGTCGGAGCGCCACCCGGAAACCGGGGAGTACCATTATTTGTTGCCCCATCGACAATGAGAGTGTATGACGGACGAGACGGTCCACGAGTCACAGGAAACACGGAGTCGCAGAGGAATCGCATCGTACTTCCGGCGGTTGGCAAACAGGCTCAGCCGCGGTGAGCCAGCCCCAGCGGATGAGGAACAGACTGTAACGGTCACGCCGCCGGCCGAATCCGAGTTCGAGGTTGAGGTCGAGCGAGAGGACGGCACTGTCACCCTTGAAATCGATATGGAGTGGAACGAGGATGAGGGAGAGGTGGCGACCGATGTGGCTGCGAGCAAGGCCACGTTCGAGGTGTACGAGGACAGCGCCGAGCAGTACCGCTGGCGGCTCCGCCACGACAACGGGAACATCATCGCCGACAGCGGGGAGGGCTACGCCTCCAAGCAGAAGGCCGAGCAGGGTCTTGAGAGCGTCAAATCCAACGCGCCCGGGGCGTACGTCGTCGATGAGTCGAAAGACGACAGTGTTGTCGAAGAAGGGGGCAGCAAGGCGACATTCGAACTGTTCAAAGACAGCGAAGGGAAGGCGCGCTGGCGGCTCCGCCACGACAACGGAGAGATCATTGCCGACTGCGGGCAGGGCTACGCCTCCAAGCAGAAAGCGAAGCAGGGGCTCCAGAGCGTCAAGACGAACGCTCGCGGGGCACCGGTCGAAGAAGGCGAGTAAGCGTTCCGAACAGCGGTAGTTTCGTTCCTCCAGTCAGACACCGATAGCGTTACGCGAGCATCATAGCGGTTAGGTTTCGAGCGCGCGTGAGAAACCAGTATGACCTGCATAGGGTTTCTCTCGGTCGCACCGGTCATCGAAGGCAGCATGTCGTCGTACGTCGCTGACGCCGTCGCGGCGCTGGAGGCGTTCGATGTCGAGTACGAGACGACGCCGATGGGAACGATCATCGAAGCGGAGGACAGCAAAGAACTGTTCGCGGCCACCCACGCCGCTCACGAGGCTGTCGGCGAGCAGGCCGACCGCGTGAGCACGTTCCTGAAAATCGACGACAAGCGGACCGTTGACCAGCAGGCGCGAGACAAGGTCGACGCCGTCGAGGAGCATCTAGATCGGGCGGCCAGAAGCGACGCGGCCGAAGGCGGAGATTAAAGGGAAGGGTGCCAAAGACGGCGTATGGATAGTCTCAACCGGATGGCCACGGAACTCGTTGACGAGGCCATCGACTTCGCCGACGAACTCACGATAGACGTACACGCGCTGGAGGGCGACGCCGCGGTGCTGGACTTCGGCGTCGAGGTCCCCGGCGCTGTCGAGGCCGGCATGCTACTCGCGGAAATCCAGACGGCCGGGCTGGCGACGGTCCAGTCCACGATGGCCACCGTCGGGGGCGCGCCGCTGAACCACGTCGAACTGTCGACAGACCACCCGGCGCTGGCCCTGCTGTGCTCACAAAAGGGCGGCTGGGAGCTGGCCGTCGATGACTTTCAGGCGCTCGGGAGCGGCCCCGCACGCGCGCTCGTCGCCGAGGAGGAAGCCTTCCAGCGTATCGGCTACCGCGAGGACGCCGACTTCGCCGTGCTGGCCGTAGAGACCGACGAACTGCCGGACGAGGACGTTGCGAGCCAAGTCGCTGAGCGCACAGGCGTCCCCGAGACGGGCGTGTTCCTGCCGTCGTTCGCGACTGCGAGTGTCACCGGGAGCGTCGTCGCCGCGGCCCGGGCCGCCGAGCTGGCTGTCTTCCGACTGGCCGAACTCGGCTTCGACCCGGTGTCGGTGCTGTCGGCCAGCGGCCGCGCGCCGGTCGCGCCGGTCGCCGATGACGAAGCAACTGCGATGGCTCGGACCACAGACGCACTCGCCTACGGCAGCGAGGTCCACCTCACCGTCGACGAGTCCTTCGACCGGTTCGACGAGGTCCCCTCCGTCGCGGCCCGAGAATACGGCGAGCCGCTAGAGGGCGTCTTCGAGGACGTGGACTGGGACTTCGCGGAACTCCCCGTCGAACTGTTCGGTCCCGCTGCGGTCACCATCGACGTGGTCGGCGGCGACACGCACGTGGTGGGTGAGACGAGCGAGGACGTGCTGGCCGAGAGCTTCGGCCTGTAAGAGATGCGCTACAAGGTCGCGCCGCCGGCCCGCTCGCGCCCGTTTCTGGAGACCGCAAGAGAGGCGCTTCCGCTTGTCCCTGACAGCGAGGCGGACTGTTGTCGCGCGATACAGACGGCGACTGACGTGTCCGACCGCGAAACGGCCCAGAAGTACCTCGTGCTCTTGCAGGCGCTGGGACTGGTCGCCGAGAGCGAGCGGGGTTACTACCGGACGAGGACGGACCTCGACCGGGCGGACCTAGCGACGGCCTTCGAGGAATCGGTCTTCGGCGTCGATGTGCTCCTCGCTGCTCTCGATTCGGAGTCGGTAGACGGTGACACTGCGTTCGATGCGCTCCGGGCTGAGATTCCCCGCTGGGAACGCGAACGCCACACCGACTGGGAATCGGTCTGGCAGGAGCGCACGGCGAACCTGCTGGAATGGGCCGTAGTGTTCGGACTCGCTCAAAAAACGGATGACGGCTACAGACAGCCAACCGAAAACAACGAAAATGAGTGAAATGACGGGCCGCTACTCCGCCGGGTCGGTGTCGGTGACGGTCCCGACGCCCTTCGAACTCCCCTCGCGGAAAACGAACTTCTGGCCCTCTTCAACGAGATAGGAGCGGAATTTGAATCGGACACGGGTCTTGCCGGCGTCGCCCGGGAGCAACTGCCCGCCTTCCGGATAGAACGCCGCGGCCTCG
This region includes:
- the mch gene encoding methenyltetrahydromethanopterin cyclohydrolase, with amino-acid sequence MDSLNRMATELVDEAIDFADELTIDVHALEGDAAVLDFGVEVPGAVEAGMLLAEIQTAGLATVQSTMATVGGAPLNHVELSTDHPALALLCSQKGGWELAVDDFQALGSGPARALVAEEEAFQRIGYREDADFAVLAVETDELPDEDVASQVAERTGVPETGVFLPSFATASVTGSVVAAARAAELAVFRLAELGFDPVSVLSASGRAPVAPVADDEATAMARTTDALAYGSEVHLTVDESFDRFDEVPSVAAREYGEPLEGVFEDVDWDFAELPVELFGPAAVTIDVVGGDTHVVGETSEDVLAESFGL